The following coding sequences are from one Leptolyngbya sp. NIES-3755 window:
- a CDS encoding cytochrome b559 beta subunit (ab initio prediction:Prodigal:2.6;~similar to AA sequence:cyanobase_aa:tsr1542): MTSNTPNEPISYPIFTVRWLAVHTLAVPAIFFIGAIASMQFIQR, encoded by the coding sequence ATGACTAGCAACACTCCGAACGAACCGATTTCATATCCGATTTTTACTGTCCGCTGGTTGGCTGTGCATACTTTGGCGGTTCCGGCGATCTTTTTCATTGGCGCGATCGCATCAATGCAATTTATTCAACGATAG
- a CDS encoding Ycf48-like protein (similar to AA sequence:cyanobase_aa:LBDG_13490): MYRILRAWKQFVILLAVVFLATGCKGFLPAVANNPWQVVELPVEENMLDISFVDQKHGWMVGTNSALLETTNGGKSWQQKVLDLGEQKYRLTSVNFSGNDGWIAGQPSILLHTDDGGKSWARLPLSTKLPGSPEKIVAIGDDQAEMTTDVGAIYKTTDGGKNWKALVSEAFGVMRSIDRTSDGKYIAVSSTGNFFSTWEPGQNVWQPFNRNSSRKLQNMGFAPDGHLWMLARGGQIQFTASNSPEDWLDPQNPEFSTSWGLLDLAYRTPEELWIVGGSGNLLASFDGGKTWQKDRDVENIPANLYKIVFLDSKTGFIMGQRGTLLKYESA; encoded by the coding sequence ATGTATCGGATTTTGAGAGCCTGGAAACAGTTTGTGATTTTGTTAGCGGTTGTCTTCCTGGCGACTGGCTGTAAGGGGTTTTTGCCCGCTGTTGCAAATAATCCGTGGCAGGTGGTGGAGCTACCTGTTGAGGAAAATATGCTCGACATCAGCTTTGTGGATCAGAAACACGGCTGGATGGTTGGAACGAATTCTGCCCTACTCGAAACCACCAATGGCGGTAAGTCTTGGCAGCAGAAAGTTTTGGATCTGGGTGAACAGAAGTATCGTCTCACTTCCGTGAATTTCTCAGGGAATGATGGTTGGATCGCAGGTCAGCCTTCAATTCTCTTGCACACGGACGATGGTGGAAAGTCTTGGGCGCGGTTGCCTCTGAGCACTAAGCTCCCTGGATCACCGGAGAAGATTGTTGCGATCGGGGATGATCAAGCTGAGATGACCACCGACGTGGGCGCGATTTATAAAACGACCGATGGCGGTAAAAACTGGAAAGCGCTGGTGTCTGAGGCGTTTGGGGTCATGCGGAGTATCGATCGGACTTCTGATGGCAAGTACATTGCCGTTTCTTCTACCGGAAACTTCTTCTCAACTTGGGAACCGGGTCAAAACGTTTGGCAACCCTTTAACCGCAACAGTTCACGCAAGCTGCAAAACATGGGATTTGCACCGGATGGACATCTTTGGATGTTGGCGAGAGGGGGACAAATTCAGTTCACCGCTTCAAACAGTCCTGAAGATTGGTTAGACCCTCAAAATCCTGAGTTTTCGACCAGTTGGGGACTGTTAGATTTGGCATACCGCACTCCTGAAGAACTTTGGATTGTGGGCGGTAGCGGCAATCTATTGGCAAGTTTTGATGGAGGCAAGACTTGGCAAAAAGATCGCGATGTTGAGAACATTCCAGCGAACCTTTACAAGATTGTTTTTCTTGACTCGAAGACTGGGTTCATCATGGGTCAGCGCGGGACTTTATTGAAGTACGAATCCGCTTAG
- a CDS encoding photosystem I reaction center subunit VIII (ab initio prediction:Prodigal:2.6;~similar to AA sequence:cyanobase_aa:cce_3962), whose protein sequence is MTGSYAASYLPWILIPIVTWLLPTVVMGLLFLYIEREDPTGI, encoded by the coding sequence ATGACAGGTTCATACGCAGCTTCATATCTGCCCTGGATTCTCATTCCCATTGTCACCTGGTTACTTCCCACGGTCGTCATGGGCTTGCTGTTCTTATACATCGAACGCGAAGATCCAACAGGCATCTAA
- a CDS encoding cytochrome b559 subunit alpha (similar to AA sequence:cyanobase_aa:LBDG_13500), whose amino-acid sequence MAGTTGERPFGDIVTSIRYWIIHSITIPALFIAGWLFVSTGLAYDVFGTPRPNEYYPTARQEQLPIVSNRSEAKQQVDKFTSEIGK is encoded by the coding sequence ATGGCAGGTACTACAGGTGAACGTCCGTTTGGGGACATTGTTACAAGCATCCGCTACTGGATCATTCACAGCATCACGATTCCTGCGTTGTTCATTGCAGGATGGTTGTTTGTCAGCACTGGTTTGGCTTACGACGTATTCGGAACGCCTCGCCCGAATGAATACTATCCGACTGCACGTCAAGAGCAGTTGCCGATCGTAAGCAATCGTTCTGAAGCAAAACAACAGGTGGACAAGTTTACTTCCGAGATTGGCAAGTAG
- a CDS encoding rubredoxin-type Fe(Cys)4 protein (similar to AA sequence:cyanobase_aa:LBDG_13480) — translation MSTEAADSQENAVETEIKPLDPKDLDRHECAACGYTYEPTKGDDRNGIAAGVAFEDLPLTWKCPVCSAPKKRFQNVGPLNAPSGFKQNLSYGFGVNTMTPGQKNLLIFGGLILGFIFFLSLYGLQ, via the coding sequence ATGAGTACCGAAGCTGCTGATTCCCAAGAAAATGCGGTGGAGACTGAGATTAAGCCGCTTGATCCGAAAGATCTCGATCGTCATGAATGTGCGGCTTGTGGGTATACCTACGAGCCAACTAAAGGCGACGATCGCAATGGTATTGCCGCTGGAGTTGCGTTTGAGGATTTGCCGCTGACCTGGAAATGCCCAGTGTGTAGCGCTCCGAAAAAGCGATTTCAGAATGTCGGACCGCTGAATGCCCCCTCTGGATTTAAGCAAAATCTGAGTTATGGGTTCGGGGTAAACACCATGACCCCAGGGCAAAAGAACCTTCTGATTTTTGGCGGACTGATTTTAGGATTTATTTTCTTCTTAAGTCTTTACGGTTTGCAGTAG
- a CDS encoding photosystem II PsbL protein (ab initio prediction:Prodigal:2.6;~similar to AA sequence:cyanobase_aa:NIES39_A08070), producing MAGIKGSPNPNKQPVELNRTSLYLGLLLIFTLGILFSSYFFN from the coding sequence ATGGCTGGGATTAAAGGTTCTCCAAACCCAAACAAACAACCCGTTGAACTCAACCGGACTTCGCTATATCTGGGTCTTTTGCTGATTTTTACGCTGGGGATTTTGTTCTCTAGCTACTTCTTTAACTAA
- a CDS encoding photosystem II PsbJ protein (ab initio prediction:Prodigal:2.6;~similar to AA sequence:cyanobase_aa:tsr1544) yields MQTGGRIPLWLVATVAGLGAIGVLGLFFYGSYTSVGSSL; encoded by the coding sequence ATGCAGACTGGTGGAAGAATTCCTTTGTGGTTGGTGGCAACGGTCGCTGGCTTGGGCGCGATCGGTGTATTGGGACTGTTCTTTTACGGTTCTTATACGAGTGTGGGTTCGTCGCTGTAA